The Streptomyces sp. NBC_01689 genome includes a window with the following:
- a CDS encoding HAMP domain-containing protein, with the protein MESGAATRGTKTRAKDGQSPSSGQRAPRNGTTEVDTAALNRLLAALVSMRDGNFRKRLTVSGDGVMSEIAAVFNEVADRNLHLTGELSRVRRMVGREGKLTERLETGACEGSWGAAIDASNALVDDLVRPVSEVGRVLSAVAEGDLSPRMELRAQAPDGNGHPLRGEFLKVGRTVNNLVDQLSTFTDEVTRVASEVGTEGKLGGQARVRGMSGSWKDLTDSVNTMAYRLTAQVRDIALVTTAVAKGDLSRKVTVHVAGEMLELKNTVNTMVDQLSSFSSEVTRVAREVGTEGELGGQAQVPGVAGVWKDLTDSVNLMAGNLTAQVRGIAQVTTAVASGDLSQKVTVSARGEVAQLAETINQMTETLRTFADEVTRVANEVGGEGRLGGQANVPGAAGTWKDLTDSVNTVFRNLTTQVRDIAAVTTAVANGDLSQKVSVEVAGEMLELKNTVNTMVDQLSSFGDEVTRVAREIGVEGELGGQAQVPGAAGTWKDLTDSVNTAFRNLTGQVRNIAQVTTAVANGDLSQKVTVDVSGEMLQLKNTVNTMVDQLSSFADQVTRMARDVGTEGRLGGQARVDGVSGTWKELTDSVNFMAGNLTSQVRQIAQVTTAVARGDLSQKIDVDARGEILELKNTINTMVDQLSAFADQVTRVAREVGTEGRLGGQAQVPGVAGVWRDLTDSVNGMAGNLTAQVRNIAQVATAVARGDLSQKIDVDARGEILELKNTLNTMVDQLSNFAEQVTRVAREVGTEGRLGGQAEVQGVSGTWKDLTQSVNFMANNLTIQVRNIAEVTTAVAMGDLSKKITVDAKGEILELVTTVNTMVDQLSSFAEQVTRVAREVGTEGQLGGQARVPGVTGIWKDLSDNVNLMAYNLTMQVRNISQVAAAVANGDLTRTVTIEARGEVAQLADTFNTMVKTLSSFAEQVTKVAREVGTDGILGGQAHVPGVAGTWKDLTESVNGMASNLTGQVRNIAMVTTAIAKGDLTKKIDIDARGEILELKTTINTMVDQLSSFAEEVTRVAREVGTEGQLGGQARVRDVDGTWRDLTESVNEMAGNLTRQVRAIARVATAVTRGDLNLKIDVDASGEIQELQDYINKMIANLRDTTIANKEQDWLKGNLARISALMQGRRDLDDVASLIMSELTPVVSAQHGAFFLSMPLVDGRDASAEDEEAYELRMLGSYGYSMGSMPTSFRPGEALIGTAAQEKRTILVENAPSGYLKISSGLGEAPPAQVIVLPVLFEGTVLGVIELASFTPFTQIQKDFLNQIAEMIATSVNTISVNTKTEVLLKQSQELTEQLRERSAELENRQKALQDSNAELEDKAELLAQQNRDIEVKNTEIEEARQVLEERAEQLAVSMRYKSEFLANMSHELRTPLNSLLILAKLLADNAESNLTPKQVEFAETIHGAGSDLLQLINDILDLSKVEAGKMDVSPTRIALVQLVDYVEATFRPLTAEKGLDFSVRVSPELPATLHTDEQRLLQVLRNLLSNAVKFTDSGAVELVIRPAGADVPVAIREQLLEAGSLRDADADLIAFSVTDTGIGIAASKMRVIFEAFKQADGTTSRKYGGTGLGLSISREIARLLGGEIHAQSEPGRGSTFTLYLPLHPSELPPQGYGQLASALGAGELLASEAELSGADIETPAEVKSYQETQNGPAALFRRRRRALPVAESRPGLTAQPNGSGPVQEQWPVAAQQEPAGQPRGGIRFEGEKVLIVDDDIRNVFALTSVLEQHGLSVLYAENGREGIEVLEQHDDVTVVLMDIMMPEMDGYATTTAIRRMPQFAGLPIIALTAKAMKGDREKAIESGASDYVTKPVDPDHLLSVMEQWMRGE; encoded by the coding sequence GTGGAGTCTGGCGCAGCGACGCGGGGCACTAAGACGCGCGCAAAAGACGGACAGTCCCCGAGCAGTGGCCAGCGAGCGCCGCGCAACGGCACCACGGAAGTGGACACCGCGGCTCTGAACAGGCTGCTGGCCGCTCTGGTGTCGATGCGGGACGGCAATTTCCGCAAGCGCCTCACGGTCTCCGGCGACGGCGTGATGTCGGAGATCGCCGCGGTCTTCAACGAGGTGGCCGATCGCAACCTTCACCTGACGGGTGAGCTGTCGCGGGTGCGGCGGATGGTCGGGCGTGAGGGCAAGCTCACGGAGCGGCTGGAGACGGGTGCCTGCGAGGGCTCCTGGGGTGCGGCGATCGACGCGTCGAACGCGCTCGTCGACGATCTCGTACGGCCCGTCTCCGAGGTCGGCCGGGTGCTGTCCGCGGTTGCGGAGGGTGATCTGTCACCCCGGATGGAGTTGCGGGCGCAGGCGCCGGACGGGAACGGGCATCCGCTGCGCGGGGAGTTCCTCAAGGTCGGGCGCACGGTCAACAACCTGGTCGACCAGCTGTCGACGTTCACCGACGAGGTCACCCGGGTGGCCAGCGAGGTGGGCACCGAGGGCAAGCTGGGCGGGCAGGCCCGGGTGCGCGGTATGTCCGGTTCGTGGAAGGACCTCACGGACTCGGTCAACACCATGGCGTACCGGCTGACGGCGCAGGTGCGTGACATCGCCCTCGTCACGACGGCGGTCGCCAAGGGTGATCTGTCCCGGAAGGTCACGGTTCACGTGGCCGGTGAGATGCTCGAACTGAAGAACACCGTCAACACGATGGTGGACCAGCTCTCCTCGTTCTCCTCCGAGGTGACGCGGGTCGCCCGCGAGGTGGGCACCGAGGGTGAACTCGGTGGTCAGGCGCAGGTGCCCGGTGTGGCCGGCGTGTGGAAGGACCTCACCGATTCGGTGAACCTGATGGCCGGCAACCTCACGGCCCAGGTGCGCGGGATCGCGCAGGTGACGACGGCGGTCGCGAGCGGTGACCTGTCGCAGAAGGTGACCGTGTCGGCGCGCGGTGAGGTCGCCCAGCTCGCCGAGACGATCAACCAGATGACGGAGACGCTGCGGACGTTCGCGGACGAGGTCACGCGGGTGGCCAACGAGGTCGGCGGCGAGGGGCGGCTCGGCGGGCAGGCGAACGTGCCGGGCGCGGCGGGTACGTGGAAGGACCTGACGGACTCGGTCAACACGGTCTTCCGCAATCTGACGACCCAGGTGCGGGACATCGCCGCGGTGACCACGGCCGTGGCCAACGGTGACCTGTCGCAGAAGGTCAGCGTCGAGGTCGCCGGCGAGATGCTGGAGCTGAAGAACACCGTCAACACGATGGTGGACCAGCTGTCGTCGTTCGGTGACGAGGTCACGCGGGTGGCGCGGGAGATCGGTGTCGAGGGTGAGCTGGGCGGCCAGGCGCAGGTGCCGGGCGCGGCGGGTACGTGGAAGGACCTGACGGACTCGGTCAACACGGCCTTCAGGAACCTGACCGGTCAGGTCCGCAACATCGCGCAGGTGACGACGGCGGTCGCGAACGGCGATCTGTCGCAGAAGGTCACCGTCGACGTGTCCGGTGAGATGCTCCAGCTGAAGAACACCGTGAACACGATGGTGGACCAGCTGTCGTCGTTCGCGGACCAGGTGACGCGGATGGCCCGGGACGTGGGTACGGAGGGCCGGCTCGGCGGGCAGGCCCGGGTGGACGGCGTGTCCGGTACGTGGAAGGAACTGACCGACTCCGTCAACTTCATGGCGGGGAACCTCACTTCGCAGGTCCGGCAGATCGCGCAGGTCACCACGGCGGTGGCGCGGGGTGACCTGTCGCAGAAGATCGACGTGGACGCGCGCGGCGAGATCCTGGAGCTGAAGAACACCATCAACACGATGGTCGACCAGCTCTCCGCCTTCGCGGACCAGGTGACGCGGGTGGCGCGTGAGGTGGGTACGGAGGGCCGGCTCGGCGGGCAGGCGCAGGTGCCGGGTGTCGCGGGTGTGTGGCGCGACCTGACGGACTCCGTGAACGGCATGGCGGGGAACCTGACCGCGCAGGTCCGCAACATCGCGCAGGTCGCGACCGCGGTGGCGCGGGGTGACCTGTCGCAGAAGATCGACGTGGACGCGCGCGGCGAGATCCTGGAGCTGAAGAACACCCTCAACACGATGGTGGACCAGCTCTCGAACTTCGCCGAGCAGGTGACGCGGGTGGCGCGTGAGGTGGGTACGGAGGGCCGGCTCGGCGGCCAGGCCGAGGTGCAGGGTGTCTCGGGCACCTGGAAGGACCTCACGCAGTCCGTGAACTTCATGGCGAACAACCTGACCATCCAGGTGCGCAACATCGCCGAGGTGACCACCGCCGTCGCCATGGGCGACCTGTCCAAGAAGATCACCGTCGACGCCAAGGGCGAGATCCTCGAACTGGTCACCACCGTCAACACGATGGTCGATCAGCTGTCGTCGTTCGCCGAGCAGGTGACCCGGGTGGCCCGCGAGGTGGGCACCGAGGGGCAGCTGGGCGGTCAGGCGCGGGTGCCCGGGGTCACGGGCATCTGGAAGGACCTGAGCGACAACGTCAACCTGATGGCGTACAACCTCACGATGCAGGTGCGGAACATCTCGCAGGTGGCGGCGGCGGTGGCCAACGGTGACCTGACCCGGACGGTGACCATCGAGGCGCGCGGCGAGGTCGCGCAGCTCGCCGACACCTTCAACACCATGGTGAAGACGCTGAGTTCGTTCGCCGAGCAGGTCACGAAGGTGGCCCGTGAGGTGGGCACGGACGGGATCCTCGGCGGGCAGGCGCACGTGCCGGGAGTGGCCGGTACGTGGAAGGACCTCACCGAGTCCGTGAACGGGATGGCGTCCAACCTGACCGGCCAGGTGCGCAACATCGCGATGGTCACGACGGCCATCGCCAAGGGTGACCTGACCAAGAAGATCGACATCGACGCCCGGGGCGAGATCCTCGAACTGAAGACCACCATCAACACGATGGTCGACCAGCTGTCGTCCTTCGCGGAGGAGGTGACCCGGGTGGCCCGCGAGGTGGGCACCGAGGGGCAGTTGGGCGGTCAGGCGCGGGTCCGTGACGTCGACGGCACCTGGCGCGACCTCACCGAGTCGGTGAACGAGATGGCCGGGAACCTGACCCGCCAGGTGCGTGCCATCGCGCGGGTGGCGACCGCGGTGACCCGGGGCGATCTGAACCTGAAGATCGATGTGGACGCGTCGGGCGAGATCCAGGAACTCCAGGACTACATCAACAAGATGATCGCGAACCTGCGCGACACCACCATCGCCAACAAGGAGCAGGACTGGCTCAAGGGCAACCTGGCCCGTATCTCCGCGCTGATGCAGGGGCGCCGGGACCTCGACGACGTGGCCTCGCTGATCATGAGCGAGCTGACGCCGGTCGTCTCCGCGCAGCACGGCGCGTTCTTCCTGTCGATGCCGCTGGTCGACGGGAGGGACGCGAGTGCCGAGGACGAGGAGGCGTACGAGCTGCGGATGCTCGGGTCGTACGGCTACTCGATGGGCTCGATGCCGACGTCGTTCCGGCCGGGTGAGGCGCTCATCGGGACGGCCGCGCAGGAGAAGCGCACGATCCTGGTGGAGAACGCGCCGAGCGGCTATCTGAAGATCTCCTCCGGGCTCGGTGAGGCGCCGCCGGCGCAGGTCATCGTCCTGCCGGTGCTCTTCGAGGGGACCGTGCTCGGTGTCATCGAACTGGCCTCCTTCACGCCGTTCACGCAGATCCAGAAGGACTTCCTGAACCAGATCGCCGAGATGATCGCGACGAGCGTCAACACGATCTCCGTCAACACGAAGACGGAGGTGCTGCTCAAGCAGTCGCAGGAGCTGACCGAGCAACTGCGGGAGCGGTCGGCGGAACTGGAGAACCGGCAGAAGGCCCTTCAGGACTCCAACGCGGAACTGGAGGACAAGGCCGAGCTGTTGGCCCAGCAGAACCGCGACATCGAGGTGAAGAACACCGAGATCGAGGAGGCCCGCCAGGTCCTGGAGGAGCGTGCCGAACAACTCGCGGTCTCCATGCGCTACAAGAGCGAGTTCCTGGCGAACATGTCGCACGAGCTGCGCACGCCGCTCAACTCCCTGCTGATCCTGGCCAAGTTGCTCGCCGACAACGCGGAGTCGAACCTCACCCCCAAGCAGGTCGAGTTCGCCGAGACGATCCACGGCGCGGGTTCCGACCTGCTCCAGCTGATCAACGACATCCTGGACCTGTCGAAGGTCGAGGCCGGGAAGATGGACGTGTCGCCGACGCGTATCGCGCTGGTGCAGCTCGTCGACTACGTGGAGGCGACGTTCCGTCCGCTGACCGCGGAGAAGGGCCTCGACTTCTCGGTCCGGGTGTCGCCGGAGCTGCCCGCCACGCTGCACACCGACGAGCAGCGGCTCCTGCAGGTGCTGCGCAACCTGCTCTCCAACGCGGTGAAGTTCACCGATTCCGGGGCGGTCGAGCTGGTGATCCGGCCGGCCGGCGCCGATGTGCCGGTGGCCATCCGGGAGCAGTTGCTGGAGGCGGGTTCGCTGCGGGACGCGGACGCGGACCTGATCGCCTTCTCCGTGACCGACACCGGTATCGGGATCGCCGCGAGCAAGATGCGGGTGATCTTCGAGGCGTTCAAGCAGGCGGACGGTACGACGAGCAGGAAGTACGGCGGTACGGGTCTGGGGCTGTCCATCTCGCGGGAGATCGCGCGGCTGCTGGGCGGTGAGATCCACGCGCAGAGCGAGCCGGGACGCGGCTCGACGTTCACGCTGTACCTGCCGCTGCACCCGAGCGAACTGCCCCCGCAGGGCTACGGGCAGCTGGCGTCCGCGCTGGGGGCGGGGGAGCTGCTCGCATCCGAGGCGGAGCTGTCCGGGGCGGACATCGAGACGCCGGCCGAGGTGAAGTCGTACCAGGAGACCCAGAACGGGCCCGCGGCGCTCTTCAGGAGGCGCCGCAGGGCGCTGCCGGTGGCCGAGTCGCGCCCGGGGCTGACGGCGCAGCCGAACGGGTCGGGGCCGGTCCAGGAGCAGTGGCCGGTCGCCGCGCAGCAGGAGCCGGCCGGGCAGCCGCGCGGGGGCATCCGGTTCGAGGGCGAGAAGGTGCTGATCGTCGACGACGACATCCGCAACGTGTTCGCGCTGACCAGCGTCCTGGAGCAGCACGGTCTGTCGGTGCTGTACGCCGAGAACGGCCGTGAGGGGATCGAGGTCCTGGAGCAGCACGACGACGTGACGGTCGTCCTGATGGACATCATGATGCCCGAGATGGACGGTTACGCGACGACCACGGCGATTCGACGGATGCCGCAGTTCGCCGGACTGCCGATCATCGCGCTCACGGCGAAGGCGATGAAGGGCGACCGGGAGAAGGCCATCGAGTCCGGTGCGTCCGACTACGTCACCAAGCCGGTCGATCCCGATCACCTGCTCTCCGTGATGGAGCAGTGGATGCGGGGGGAGTGA